The Deinococcus carri genome contains a region encoding:
- the trpB gene encoding tryptophan synthase subunit beta, with amino-acid sequence MSLTLPTYPQPDARGRYGRFGGRYVPETLIPALDELEQAYNAAKTDPEFLNELARLLTDFVGRPSGLYLAQRLTDHAGGAKIYLKREDQNYTGAHKINNCLAQALLARRMGKRRVIAETGAGQHGVASATAAALLGLECIVYMGAEDIRRQAMNVFRMKLLGAEVREVTSGTSTLKDATNEAIRDWVTNVRDTFYILGSVVGPHPYPAMVRDFQSVIGEEVKVQLQDLEGRAAPDAIVACVGGGSNAIGIFAPYAYLPPAQRPRLIGTEAAGEGVDSGKHAASVAGGRIGVLHGSLMYLLNDAEGQIVPPHSISAGLDYPGIGPEHCYYSETGVAEYVPVTDAQALEGLQLLTRLEGIIPALESAHAIYHAVQLARELGPEGVIVVNLSGRGDKDVAEVMRLLDLEAQSPEAQSPEALSSAAQSPEPQREEVTA; translated from the coding sequence ATGTCCCTGACACTTCCCACCTACCCGCAGCCGGACGCGCGGGGGCGGTACGGGCGCTTCGGCGGGCGCTACGTGCCCGAGACGCTGATTCCGGCGCTGGATGAACTGGAGCAGGCCTACAACGCCGCCAAAACCGACCCCGAGTTCCTGAACGAACTGGCCCGCCTGCTGACCGACTTCGTGGGCCGGCCCAGCGGCCTCTACCTGGCGCAGCGCCTCACCGACCACGCGGGCGGCGCGAAGATCTACCTCAAGCGCGAGGACCAGAACTACACCGGGGCGCACAAGATCAACAACTGCCTGGCGCAGGCGCTGCTGGCCCGGCGCATGGGCAAACGCCGCGTGATCGCCGAGACGGGGGCGGGGCAGCATGGGGTCGCCAGCGCCACCGCCGCCGCGTTGCTGGGGCTGGAGTGCATCGTCTACATGGGCGCGGAGGACATCCGCCGCCAGGCCATGAATGTCTTCCGCATGAAGCTGCTGGGCGCGGAGGTCCGCGAGGTCACGTCGGGCACCTCCACCCTCAAGGACGCCACCAACGAGGCCATCCGCGACTGGGTGACCAACGTGCGCGACACCTTTTACATCCTGGGCAGCGTGGTGGGGCCGCACCCGTACCCCGCGATGGTCCGCGACTTCCAGAGCGTGATCGGTGAGGAGGTCAAGGTGCAGCTTCAGGACCTCGAAGGCCGCGCCGCGCCCGACGCCATCGTCGCCTGCGTGGGGGGTGGCTCCAACGCCATCGGCATCTTCGCGCCCTATGCCTATCTGCCGCCCGCCCAGCGCCCCCGCCTGATCGGCACCGAGGCTGCCGGGGAGGGTGTGGACAGCGGCAAGCACGCGGCCAGCGTGGCGGGTGGGCGCATCGGCGTGCTGCACGGCTCGCTGATGTACCTGCTCAACGACGCCGAAGGCCAGATCGTCCCCCCGCACTCCATCAGCGCGGGCCTGGATTACCCCGGCATCGGCCCCGAACACTGTTACTACAGCGAGACGGGCGTGGCCGAGTACGTGCCCGTCACCGACGCGCAGGCGCTGGAGGGGCTGCAACTCCTCACCCGCCTGGAGGGCATCATTCCCGCGCTGGAAAGTGCCCACGCCATCTACCACGCCGTGCAGCTCGCGCGCGAACTCGGGCCGGAAGGTGTCATCGTGGTGAACTTGTCGGGGCGCGGCGACAAGGACGTGGCCGAGGTGATGCGCCTGCTTGACCTGGAAGCCCAGTCCCCCGAAGCCCAGTCCCCGGAAGCCCTGTCCTCGGCAGCACAGTCCCCGGAACCCCAGCGGGAAGAGGTGACCGCATGA
- a CDS encoding roadblock/LC7 domain-containing protein, whose amino-acid sequence MIQQLLEVRGIRHVALIDAAGSIVASAGSGADISVVPAGRAVVGSLRAALGQGEWQDLLLDVEDGPILLTPHGNQVLLTAFDRVDSLGRVRFAVRRLLG is encoded by the coding sequence ATGATCCAGCAACTGCTGGAAGTGCGCGGCATCCGGCACGTCGCCCTGATCGACGCGGCAGGCAGCATCGTGGCGAGTGCGGGCAGCGGTGCCGATATCAGCGTGGTGCCGGCGGGGCGCGCGGTGGTGGGGAGCCTGCGCGCCGCTCTGGGTCAGGGCGAGTGGCAGGACCTGCTGCTGGACGTGGAGGACGGCCCCATCCTGCTCACGCCACACGGCAACCAGGTGCTGCTGACCGCCTTCGACCGGGTGGACAGCCTGGGCCGGGTACGCTTCGCGGTGCGGCGGCTGCTGGGGTAG
- a CDS encoding roadblock/LC7 domain-containing protein, giving the protein MRLDSLRGVPGVMACALVSPDGLPIELLGEGGEALAAELASLRVGLDRLSRRLGAGYVTRLAFTSERVEVVAVTSGDFTLGVAVTRGHDTRLAQQLLARLALELTDLPRAEPA; this is encoded by the coding sequence ATGAGACTCGATTCCCTGCGCGGCGTGCCGGGTGTGATGGCCTGCGCCCTGGTCAGCCCGGACGGCCTGCCCATCGAACTGCTGGGCGAGGGGGGTGAGGCCCTGGCCGCCGAACTCGCCTCGCTCCGGGTGGGCCTGGACCGCCTGAGCCGCCGCCTGGGCGCGGGCTACGTGACCCGCCTCGCCTTTACCAGCGAGCGGGTCGAGGTGGTGGCCGTGACCAGCGGCGACTTCACCCTCGGCGTGGCCGTGACGCGCGGCCACGACACCCGCCTGGCGCAGCAGCTTCTGGCGCGCCTGGCCCTCGAACTCACCGACCTGCCGCGGGCGGAACCGGCATGA
- a CDS encoding FAD-dependent oxidoreductase, protein MTSQAQTPFTPERPLRVAVIGSGPSGVFATEALLKQTDLPVEVDVFDRLPTPYGLVRYGVAPDHLTIKSVTKGFEKTLSDPRVRFLGNVEFGTDLTHEEARQHYDAVVYTVGASSDRRLGIPGEDLRGSMSATEFVAWYNGHPDAAARDMVLSATGVAVVGVGNVALDVSRILVKTTEELHSSDIAAHALGALEHSHVRDVWVLGRRGPLQAKFTTKELREFGELSGADPVVKPEEIAVSEAEEAQVSDNTVKKNLEVLRDFAGRTPEGKDRRIHLRFLVSPVEIVDDGQGNVGGLKVEKNRLDEQGNAVGTGEYETLPVQMVLRSVGYKGVSLPGVPFDERRGVIPNLEGRVEGRAGEYTAGWIKRGPSGVIGTNRKDAVDTVAHLLTDAKAGTLPAAPQPTREAVDALLQGRGVDVYTFHDWQVLDTHELAQGQAQGRPRAKVVHKHEMLTHRRK, encoded by the coding sequence GTGACGAGCCAAGCCCAGACCCCCTTCACCCCCGAACGGCCCCTGCGGGTCGCCGTGATCGGCAGCGGCCCCAGCGGCGTCTTTGCCACCGAGGCGCTGCTCAAGCAGACGGACCTGCCGGTCGAGGTGGACGTGTTCGACCGCCTCCCCACCCCTTACGGCCTCGTTCGCTATGGTGTCGCCCCCGATCACCTCACCATCAAAAGTGTCACGAAGGGCTTCGAGAAGACCCTCTCCGACCCGCGCGTGCGCTTTCTGGGCAACGTGGAGTTCGGGACGGACCTCACGCACGAGGAAGCCCGCCAGCATTACGACGCCGTCGTGTATACCGTGGGCGCGTCCTCCGACCGCCGCCTGGGCATTCCCGGCGAGGACCTGCGCGGCAGCATGAGCGCCACCGAGTTTGTCGCGTGGTACAACGGCCACCCCGACGCGGCGGCCCGCGACATGGTCCTGAGCGCGACCGGGGTGGCCGTGGTCGGCGTGGGGAACGTGGCGCTGGACGTGAGCCGCATCCTGGTCAAGACCACCGAGGAACTGCACAGCAGCGACATCGCCGCACACGCCCTGGGTGCCCTCGAACACAGCCACGTGCGGGACGTGTGGGTGCTGGGCCGCCGCGGACCCCTCCAGGCCAAGTTCACGACCAAGGAACTGCGCGAGTTCGGGGAGCTGAGCGGGGCCGACCCGGTCGTGAAGCCGGAGGAAATCGCCGTCAGCGAGGCGGAAGAGGCGCAGGTCAGCGACAACACGGTCAAGAAGAACCTGGAAGTGCTGCGCGACTTCGCCGGGCGCACGCCGGAGGGGAAGGACCGCCGCATTCACCTGCGCTTCCTGGTGTCGCCGGTCGAGATTGTGGACGACGGCCAGGGCAACGTGGGCGGATTGAAAGTCGAGAAAAACCGCCTGGACGAGCAGGGCAACGCGGTGGGCACCGGCGAGTACGAGACGCTGCCGGTGCAGATGGTGCTGCGCTCGGTGGGCTACAAGGGCGTCAGCCTGCCCGGCGTCCCCTTCGACGAGCGGCGCGGCGTGATTCCCAACCTGGAGGGCCGGGTGGAGGGCCGCGCGGGCGAATACACCGCCGGCTGGATCAAGCGCGGCCCCAGCGGCGTGATCGGCACCAACCGCAAGGACGCCGTGGACACCGTGGCCCACCTGCTGACCGACGCGAAAGCCGGAACGCTTCCCGCCGCCCCCCAGCCCACCCGTGAAGCGGTGGACGCCCTGCTGCAAGGCCGGGGCGTGGACGTGTACACCTTCCACGACTGGCAGGTGCTGGACACCCACGAACTCGCCCAGGGCCAGGCCCAGGGCCGCCCCCGCGCCAAGGTCGTGCACAAGCACGAGATGCTGACGCATCGGCGGAAGTAA
- a CDS encoding helix-turn-helix domain-containing protein, whose translation MTQTNTSPSLNKTFVDTVTYRPGAVILYPGKSDMLYRVASGLVRVHTMDDDGNGLTLRYVKPGEYFGEEALAGVNRAYFAEAVTDSTVDVINPALMTAEDNLVVTTHLVKTLERAYESIYRLVGKRLRARIAGELLELKDTALATQLDSGETMIYATHDELAAAVGSVRETVTKVVGELSREGVISAGYGKITLKNEQALGQIAAA comes from the coding sequence ATGACGCAGACCAACACCAGCCCCTCCCTGAACAAGACCTTCGTCGACACTGTCACCTACCGCCCCGGCGCGGTGATCCTGTACCCCGGCAAGAGCGACATGCTCTACCGCGTCGCCTCCGGCCTGGTGCGCGTGCACACGATGGACGACGACGGCAACGGCCTGACGCTGCGCTACGTGAAGCCCGGCGAGTACTTCGGCGAGGAAGCCCTGGCGGGCGTCAACCGCGCCTACTTCGCGGAGGCCGTGACCGACTCCACGGTGGACGTGATCAACCCCGCCCTGATGACCGCCGAGGACAACCTGGTCGTGACCACTCACCTCGTCAAGACGCTGGAACGCGCCTACGAGAGCATCTACCGCCTGGTCGGCAAGCGCCTGCGCGCCCGCATCGCTGGTGAGCTGCTGGAGCTGAAGGATACGGCCCTCGCCACCCAGCTCGACAGCGGCGAGACGATGATCTACGCCACCCACGACGAACTGGCTGCCGCCGTCGGCAGCGTGCGCGAAACCGTGACCAAGGTGGTCGGCGAACTCAGCCGCGAGGGCGTGATCAGCGCCGGCTACGGCAAGATCACCCTCAAGAACGAGCAGGCCCTCGGCCAGATCGCGGCGGCGTAA
- a CDS encoding tyrosine-protein phosphatase has product MPVPDGALNFRRPLPGLWRSGNLSRLSERGRRELLAAGFVRILDLRNRAERDMDAPPFLGRTEYLNLPLLPYRNRALNTAAAEAQTNADHYRAHLDHAANQIVAILGAILDAPPGRVLIHCHAGKDRTGLIVALCLELTGMPRGEIAADYAASEPELWAFYADSQTRRTSAERVKVEPFVASRPEDILTALEHLDADWGGVGPYLAAHGFSEAEQTGLRERLTHL; this is encoded by the coding sequence ATGCCTGTCCCCGATGGTGCCCTCAACTTCCGCCGTCCCCTGCCCGGCCTGTGGCGCAGCGGCAACCTCAGCCGCCTGAGTGAACGGGGGAGGCGCGAGCTGCTGGCGGCGGGATTCGTGCGCATTCTGGACCTCCGCAACCGGGCAGAGCGGGACATGGACGCGCCGCCCTTTCTCGGGCGCACTGAATACCTGAACCTTCCCCTGCTGCCCTACCGCAACCGCGCCCTGAATACGGCGGCGGCAGAGGCACAGACGAATGCCGACCACTACCGCGCCCACCTCGACCATGCCGCGAACCAGATCGTCGCCATCCTGGGGGCAATTCTGGACGCGCCCCCCGGCCGGGTCCTGATCCACTGCCACGCCGGGAAGGACCGCACTGGACTGATCGTGGCCCTGTGTCTGGAACTGACAGGGATGCCGCGCGGAGAAATCGCCGCCGATTATGCGGCGAGTGAACCGGAACTCTGGGCCTTCTACGCTGACTCCCAGACCAGGCGAACCTCGGCAGAGCGGGTGAAGGTGGAACCCTTCGTCGCCTCCCGCCCGGAAGACATCCTGACGGCCCTGGAGCATCTGGACGCGGACTGGGGTGGCGTCGGGCCGTACCTCGCCGCGCACGGCTTCAGCGAGGCAGAGCAGACCGGGCTACGCGAACGTCTGACACATTTGTGA
- the trpA gene encoding tryptophan synthase subunit alpha encodes MTATLTRGAERLHAAFARAQAEGRAAFIPFMTAGYPTAEAFPAVADALLSQADILEVGLPYSDPLGDGPTIQRASEQALAGGTSTRRTLELVGALRQRHDQPIVVMTYVNPIYAVGPREFMRLAQEAGVDGLILPDLPPDQDIEIADLAAEHGLAVTFLIAPTSTPERVRLVAEACTGFLYAVSVTGVTGAREGAALGEVPAMLALARQHARVPIAVGFGVKDRQTAHQVAQVADGVVVGSAFINAIAGGQDVAALAADIAAGCRRD; translated from the coding sequence ATGACCGCCACCCTGACCAGGGGGGCCGAGCGCCTCCACGCCGCCTTTGCGCGGGCGCAGGCCGAGGGCCGCGCGGCCTTTATTCCGTTCATGACGGCCGGATATCCGACGGCAGAGGCCTTTCCCGCCGTGGCCGACGCGCTGCTGTCCCAGGCCGACATTCTGGAGGTCGGTCTTCCCTACAGTGACCCCCTGGGCGACGGCCCCACCATTCAGCGGGCCAGCGAGCAGGCCCTGGCGGGCGGCACCAGCACCCGGCGCACGCTGGAACTGGTGGGGGCCTTACGCCAGCGGCACGATCAGCCCATCGTGGTGATGACCTACGTCAACCCCATCTACGCCGTCGGCCCGCGCGAGTTTATGCGCCTCGCGCAGGAGGCGGGTGTGGACGGCCTGATTCTCCCCGACCTGCCGCCCGACCAGGACATCGAGATTGCCGACCTGGCCGCCGAACATGGCCTCGCCGTCACCTTCCTGATCGCGCCCACCAGTACGCCGGAGCGGGTGCGGCTGGTGGCGGAGGCCTGCACCGGCTTCCTCTACGCCGTCAGCGTCACGGGCGTCACCGGCGCGCGCGAGGGGGCGGCGCTGGGCGAGGTGCCCGCCATGCTCGCCCTGGCCCGGCAGCACGCCCGCGTGCCTATCGCGGTCGGCTTCGGCGTCAAGGACCGGCAGACGGCCCACCAGGTCGCGCAGGTCGCGGACGGTGTGGTGGTCGGCAGCGCCTTTATCAACGCCATCGCGGGCGGGCAGGATGTGGCCGCGCTCGCCGCCGACATCGCGGCGGGGTGCCGCCGGGACTGA
- the gluQRS gene encoding tRNA glutamyl-Q(34) synthetase GluQRS — MTAFPGVDRPVVGRFAPSPTGAMHLGNARTALLAWLHSRALGGRHLLRFEDLDTGRVRPWACDTTRRDLAWLGLEWDAEFVQSERREVYADALARLTAAGQTYPCTCTRREIAQAIEESAGAPHGQEPVYPGTCRLHPADPARPAAVRWRVPDETVCVMDALTGGTLCQNLPAEVGDFVLRRNDGVYAYHLAVVVDDALMGVTDVVRGLDLWPATPRQVALGRALGYPQPRYLHVPLMTDFRGERLAKRGGAPPVQALREGGEDAGRVLAALARSLGWEVPETVEAAELLPVWRARLEAAGSFIKSQT, encoded by the coding sequence ATGACCGCCTTCCCCGGAGTGGACCGTCCCGTGGTGGGCCGCTTCGCCCCCAGCCCGACCGGGGCGATGCACCTGGGCAATGCCCGGACGGCCCTGCTCGCGTGGCTGCACTCGCGGGCGCTGGGCGGGCGGCACCTCCTGCGCTTCGAGGACCTGGACACGGGCCGGGTCCGCCCCTGGGCCTGCGATACCACCCGCCGCGACCTGGCCTGGCTGGGCCTGGAGTGGGACGCCGAGTTCGTGCAGTCGGAGAGGCGGGAGGTCTACGCGGACGCCCTGGCGCGGCTCACGGCGGCGGGGCAGACCTACCCCTGCACCTGCACCCGGCGCGAGATTGCCCAGGCCATCGAGGAGAGCGCGGGCGCACCCCACGGTCAGGAGCCGGTCTACCCCGGTACCTGCCGCCTCCACCCCGCCGATCCAGCCCGCCCCGCCGCGGTGCGCTGGCGGGTGCCCGACGAGACGGTCTGTGTGATGGACGCCCTGACTGGGGGCACGCTCTGCCAGAACCTCCCCGCCGAGGTGGGCGACTTCGTGCTGCGGCGCAACGACGGCGTGTACGCCTACCACCTGGCCGTCGTGGTGGACGACGCACTGATGGGGGTGACAGACGTGGTGCGCGGCTTGGACCTCTGGCCCGCCACGCCCCGGCAGGTCGCTTTGGGGCGGGCGCTGGGATACCCGCAGCCGCGTTACCTGCACGTCCCTCTGATGACCGATTTTCGCGGCGAACGCCTCGCCAAGCGGGGAGGTGCGCCGCCCGTCCAGGCGCTGCGGGAGGGCGGGGAAGACGCCGGACGGGTGCTGGCGGCCCTGGCCCGGTCGCTGGGCTGGGAGGTTCCGGAAACGGTCGAGGCCGCCGAGTTGCTGCCGGTCTGGCGGGCGCGGCTGGAGGCGGCGGGATCCTTCATCAAGTCACAAACTTAG
- a CDS encoding ferritin-like domain-containing protein, with translation MTQSSGQSGGGMSMKMTDLQDLYLEQLQDVYSAEQQLTQALPKMAQAASDPQLSQGFQMHLQQTQQQIQRLEQIFQDLGQQPGGKTCKAMQGIVAEGQETIQEKATPAVRDAALIAAGQRAEHYEISAYGTLRTYAELLGRQQDADLLRTTEDEEKATDQKLTSLARGINMEAMNQ, from the coding sequence ATGACGCAAAGCAGTGGACAGAGCGGCGGCGGAATGAGCATGAAGATGACTGACCTGCAAGACCTCTACCTAGAGCAGCTTCAGGACGTGTACTCGGCAGAGCAGCAACTGACCCAGGCCCTACCGAAGATGGCCCAGGCCGCCAGCGACCCCCAGCTCAGCCAGGGGTTCCAGATGCACCTGCAACAGACCCAGCAGCAGATTCAGCGCCTGGAACAGATCTTCCAGGACCTGGGCCAGCAGCCCGGCGGCAAGACCTGCAAGGCCATGCAGGGCATCGTCGCCGAGGGTCAGGAAACCATCCAGGAAAAGGCCACGCCCGCCGTGCGTGACGCCGCCCTGATCGCCGCCGGCCAGCGCGCCGAGCACTATGAGATTTCCGCCTACGGCACGCTGCGCACCTACGCCGAACTCCTGGGCCGCCAGCAGGACGCCGACCTGCTGCGCACCACCGAGGACGAGGAAAAGGCCACCGACCAGAAGCTGACCAGCCTTGCCCGCGGCATCAACATGGAGGCGATGAACCAGTAA
- the gyrA gene encoding DNA gyrase subunit A, which translates to MTGIHPVDITSEVKSNFINYAMNVIVDRALPDVRDGLKPVQRRIMYAMLLEGLASNHKHAKSASVVGEVMKKYHPHGDSSIYDAMVRLGQWWNMRYTLVDPQGNFGSIDGDPPAAMRYTEARMTKVAEEVLADLEKETVDLKPNYDETTEEPSVLPSAVPNLLINGAVGIAVGMATNIPPHNLTEISNGLLALIDKPEIQLDEMMTHVLGPDFPTGGRISRQGIRDAYATGHAGLKVRGKARIDEKNGRTQIIISEIPYQVNKTNLIQTISAMYKAGKIPDISALRDESDRKDPVRIVVELKRGAIPTLVLNQLYKYTQLQSTFTVINLSIVNGEPRVLPLIDTMRAFLAHRRDVVTRRTRYDLKKAEERAHVLEGLIKALDHIDEVISLIRGSNTGAEARDVLMARFGLSEIQAQAILDMRLQRLVGLEREKLLGEYDELQKTIARLRSILGDEKLLWREIKKEIREVRDRYGDERRSTITDLEDDISKEDLIAVEDMVITMTKAGYLKRTKLDAYRAQGRGGRGASGGKLRDEDINTRVFVGSTHDYLLFFTDAGRVFHEKIYDLPEAGRDAKGTHIRNLLPSLREDENIASVLSVKGFDEPGSFVFATKRGMVKKTLITEYGNITSAGLIAINLQPGDELIGVSIQRDGDDVVLATCGGQAMRFAATEVRDTGRATQGVIGMRLREDDQVVSMALVPGGEEGSELLAVSEYGLGKRTPVSDYPSKGRGGLGVITLDVTDKTGQLVTLTHVAGNEELMVLTEKGTVIRTRVEEVRVTGRNAQGVKVINIGDKDRVISAFSIRREDEL; encoded by the coding sequence ATGACTGGAATTCATCCCGTTGACATCACCAGCGAAGTCAAGTCCAACTTCATCAACTATGCGATGAACGTGATCGTGGACCGGGCGCTGCCCGACGTGCGCGACGGCCTCAAGCCGGTGCAGCGCCGGATCATGTACGCGATGCTGCTCGAAGGCCTCGCCAGCAACCACAAACACGCCAAGAGCGCCTCCGTGGTCGGTGAGGTGATGAAGAAGTACCACCCGCACGGCGACTCGTCGATCTACGACGCGATGGTGCGCCTCGGCCAGTGGTGGAACATGCGCTACACGCTGGTGGACCCCCAGGGCAACTTCGGCTCCATCGACGGCGACCCGCCCGCCGCGATGCGCTACACCGAGGCCAGGATGACCAAGGTGGCCGAGGAGGTGCTGGCCGACCTCGAAAAGGAGACGGTCGACCTCAAGCCCAACTACGACGAGACCACCGAGGAACCCAGCGTGCTGCCGTCGGCGGTGCCCAACCTGCTGATTAACGGTGCGGTGGGCATCGCGGTGGGCATGGCGACCAACATTCCGCCGCACAACCTGACCGAAATCAGCAACGGCCTGCTCGCACTGATCGACAAGCCCGAGATCCAGCTCGACGAGATGATGACGCACGTGCTGGGGCCGGACTTCCCCACCGGCGGGCGCATCAGCCGCCAGGGCATCCGTGATGCCTACGCGACCGGGCACGCCGGGCTGAAGGTGCGTGGCAAGGCCCGCATCGACGAGAAGAACGGGCGCACCCAGATCATCATTTCCGAGATCCCGTATCAGGTGAACAAGACCAACCTGATCCAGACGATCAGCGCGATGTACAAGGCCGGGAAGATTCCGGACATCTCCGCCCTGCGCGACGAGTCCGACCGCAAGGACCCGGTGCGCATCGTCGTGGAGCTGAAGCGCGGCGCGATTCCGACGCTGGTGCTGAACCAACTGTACAAGTACACCCAGCTTCAGAGCACCTTCACGGTGATCAACCTCAGCATCGTGAACGGCGAGCCGCGCGTGCTGCCCCTGATCGACACCATGCGCGCCTTCCTGGCCCACCGCCGCGACGTGGTGACGCGCCGGACGCGCTACGACCTGAAAAAGGCCGAGGAACGCGCCCACGTGCTCGAAGGCCTGATCAAGGCGCTCGACCACATCGACGAGGTCATCAGCCTGATTCGCGGCAGCAACACGGGGGCCGAGGCGCGTGACGTGCTGATGGCCCGCTTCGGCCTGTCCGAGATTCAGGCGCAGGCGATTCTGGACATGCGCCTGCAACGTCTGGTCGGCCTGGAGCGCGAGAAGCTGCTGGGCGAGTACGACGAACTGCAAAAGACCATCGCCCGCCTGCGCTCGATCCTGGGTGACGAGAAGCTGCTGTGGCGCGAGATCAAGAAGGAAATCCGCGAGGTCCGCGACCGCTACGGCGACGAGCGCCGCTCGACCATCACCGACCTGGAAGACGACATCTCCAAGGAAGACCTGATCGCCGTCGAGGACATGGTGATCACCATGACCAAGGCGGGCTACCTCAAGCGCACCAAGCTCGACGCCTACCGTGCCCAGGGCCGGGGCGGACGCGGTGCGTCGGGCGGCAAGCTGCGCGACGAGGACATCAACACCCGCGTATTCGTGGGCAGCACGCACGACTACCTGCTGTTCTTCACCGACGCGGGCCGCGTCTTCCACGAGAAGATCTACGACCTGCCGGAAGCGGGCCGCGACGCCAAGGGCACCCACATCCGCAACCTGCTGCCCTCCCTGCGCGAGGACGAGAACATCGCCTCCGTGCTGAGCGTGAAGGGCTTCGACGAGCCGGGCAGCTTCGTCTTTGCGACCAAGCGCGGCATGGTCAAAAAGACCCTGATCACCGAGTACGGCAACATCACCTCGGCGGGCCTGATCGCGATCAACCTCCAGCCCGGCGACGAGCTGATCGGCGTGAGCATCCAGCGCGACGGCGATGATGTGGTGCTGGCGACCTGCGGCGGCCAGGCGATGCGCTTTGCCGCGACCGAGGTCCGCGACACGGGCCGCGCCACCCAGGGCGTGATCGGCATGCGCCTGCGCGAGGACGATCAGGTGGTCAGCATGGCCCTGGTCCCCGGCGGCGAGGAAGGCAGCGAGCTGCTGGCCGTCAGCGAGTACGGCCTGGGCAAGCGCACCCCCGTCAGCGACTACCCCAGCAAGGGCCGCGGCGGCCTGGGCGTGATCACCCTGGACGTGACCGACAAGACCGGCCAACTGGTGACCCTGACCCACGTCGCCGGGAACGAGGAACTGATGGTCCTGACCGAGAAGGGCACCGTGATCCGCACCCGCGTCGAGGAGGTCCGCGTGACGGGCCGCAACGCCCAGGGCGTGAAGGTGATCAACATCGGGGACAAGGACCGCGTGATCAGCGCCTTCTCCATCCGGCGCGAGGACGAGCTGTAA
- a CDS encoding roadblock/LC7 domain-containing protein, with translation MLPHLTQLVADVDGAWAAAIGGLDGLLVEGHAAAVTDLNLLVAEHAGLLRATSAAYGETLGAGAMRELYLRGERLGVYLHPITPDFFLLLALDARSNLGQARLYGREAARQLESYL, from the coding sequence ATGCTGCCTCATCTCACACAACTGGTGGCGGACGTGGACGGGGCGTGGGCCGCCGCAATCGGTGGGCTGGACGGCCTGCTGGTCGAGGGCCACGCCGCCGCGGTCACGGACCTGAACCTTCTCGTCGCGGAGCATGCGGGGCTGCTGCGGGCCACGAGCGCCGCCTACGGCGAAACGCTGGGGGCGGGCGCGATGCGCGAGCTGTACCTGCGCGGCGAGCGCCTCGGCGTGTACCTGCATCCCATCACCCCCGACTTCTTCCTGCTGCTGGCCCTGGACGCCCGCAGCAACCTGGGGCAGGCCCGGCTGTATGGCCGCGAGGCCGCCCGCCAACTGGAGAGCTACCTGTGA
- a CDS encoding PIG-L deacetylase family protein, which yields MTPEPQATLLAVFAHPDDEAFSIGGTLTHYARRGVRVVLACATRGEAGKITVPGMTVDDLGQQREAELRAACRALEIPEPVFLDYHDSGRFERTRHNDPLALMNVNPLDVEIKVRALVEEVQPQVMVTFDPHGAYGHVDHLQIHRAATAAFFSTGHLPGGGPQRLYYTALTHAAAQGLARMGQDLDPLVYGVSEGTVAVRMNVAAYAENKKAALAAHGTQTGEQSLLGRMTPEERAAMEQRLLGTESFSIGGTRTALERYPLRGLFDGVPGLGELDD from the coding sequence ATGACCCCAGAGCCACAGGCGACCCTTCTGGCCGTGTTCGCGCACCCCGACGACGAGGCCTTCAGCATCGGCGGCACGCTGACCCACTATGCCCGGCGGGGCGTGCGGGTGGTGCTGGCCTGCGCCACGCGCGGCGAGGCGGGCAAGATCACGGTGCCGGGCATGACGGTAGACGACCTGGGGCAGCAGCGCGAGGCAGAGCTGCGCGCCGCCTGCCGCGCCCTGGAGATTCCCGAACCCGTCTTTCTGGACTATCACGACTCGGGCCGCTTCGAGCGCACCCGCCATAACGACCCGCTCGCCCTGATGAACGTGAACCCGCTGGACGTGGAAATCAAAGTGCGCGCCCTCGTCGAGGAGGTGCAGCCGCAGGTGATGGTCACCTTCGACCCCCACGGCGCGTACGGGCACGTGGACCACCTTCAGATTCACCGGGCCGCCACCGCCGCCTTCTTCAGCACCGGGCACCTGCCGGGCGGCGGGCCGCAGCGGCTGTATTACACGGCGCTGACCCACGCGGCGGCGCAGGGCCTCGCGCGCATGGGCCAGGACCTCGACCCCCTGGTCTATGGGGTGAGCGAGGGAACGGTGGCCGTGCGCATGAACGTGGCCGCCTACGCCGAGAACAAGAAAGCCGCCCTGGCCGCCCACGGCACGCAGACGGGCGAGCAGAGCCTGCTGGGCCGCATGACGCCCGAGGAACGCGCCGCGATGGAACAACGGCTGCTGGGCACCGAGAGCTTCAGCATCGGCGGCACGCGCACGGCGCTGGAACGGTACCCGCTGCGTGGGCTGTTCGACGGGGTGCCGGGGCTGGGGGAGCTGGACGATTGA